The following proteins are encoded in a genomic region of Hyla sarda isolate aHylSar1 chromosome 3, aHylSar1.hap1, whole genome shotgun sequence:
- the RNF168 gene encoding E3 ubiquitin-protein ligase RNF168 gives MSKKRKYPLTRLECICGICREILLEPVTLPCGHTLCHPCFQLTVEKASLCCPYCRKRVSNWARKNARSGTLVDTELWEIIQRQYPEECERRARGQDTVEDDFEDGLAPYPIPHICKPGEIRQEYEAEINKIKAEQLSREEEESRASEEYIRKLLAEEEEEQRAHIEYLQRQLDEQLKRDEELARTLSSDLNESTTSEQSSILEIPVVSRQTPSSKASKSVKAKPKVSGDIERFLSPKAKQSIHSFPQMKSEDLKSINSSACVSDSEGESMPSLSPQFSFHVDGRKMHDSDAELPIPCLSKYSPTDAAENGLQLESSYKNSAAKSMVRSKIPSDFAAIDLSPPMTISGQSDCGGWSSSQPNHGTSTPEKWVKTAAKRALESPKDGECHTAEKRQKVSCMENSSVAGLHAERLMELEETLTQRKMQEEQDRLLALKLQKLLDKEQSTVSRHKGSPDEYKLRPKRTSVQQETLNLTPLKMSDSEAESPKSEDTSDENKKPAPKKCMQQPQNRARHSSSRSQVLKPSNKQQTILDMFQRSTEK, from the exons ATGTCGAAGAAAAGAAAATATCCTTTGACACGATTAGAATGCATTTGTGGTATCTGTCGGGAGATACTTCTGGAGCCGGTGACGCTGCCATGTGGTCATACCTTGTGCCACCCGTGCTTCCAGTTAACTGTAGAGAAAGCCAGCTTGTGTTGTCCTTACTGTAGGAAGAGAGTTTCCAATTGGGCACGTAAAAATGCACGTTCTGGAACGTTGGTTGATACAGAGCTGTGGGAAATTATCCAGCGTCAGTATCCAGAGGAGTGTGAGCGCCGTGCCCGGGGACaggacactgtggaggatgacttTGAGGATG GCTTAGCCCCCTATCCGATACCTCACATATGCAAACCTGGAGAAATCCGACAAGAATATGAGGCAGAAATTAACAAG ATTAAAGCTGAGCAACTTAgcagagaagaagaagaaagccGAGCAAGTGAAGAGTATATTCGGAAACTTTTAGctgaggaagaggaggaacaaCGAGCTCATATAGAATATTTACAGAGGCAACTGGATGAGCAGCTGAAGCGAGATGAGGAGTTAGCTCGGACACTAAGCAGTGATCTG AATGAGTCTACTACATCTGAACAGTCATCCATTTTAGAAATTCCTGTAGTTTCCAGGCAGACTCCCAGCTCAAAGGCTTCGAAAAGTGTGAAGGCCAAGCCAAAAGTGTCTGGAGACATTGAAAG GTTTCTGTCCCCAAAAGCCAAACAAAGCATTCATAGTTTTCCTCAAATGAAGAGTGAAGATTTAAAG AGCATTAATTCCAGTGCATGTGTGTCGGACTCCGAAGGAGAATCTATGCCAAGTCTGTCACCCCAATTCAGTTTTCAtgttgatggcagaaaaatgcatgACTCTGATGCAGAGCTGCCAATACCTTGTCTGTCAAAATACTCCCCTACTGATGCAGCTGAAAATGGCCTGCAATTGGAAAGCTCTTATAAGAATTCAGCTGCTAAATCCATGGTGAGAAGTAAGATACCATCAGACTTTGCTGCTATAGACTTGTCTCCACCAATGACTATCAGTGGTCAAAGTGACTGCGGGGGGTGGAGCTCTTCACAACCCAACCATGGTACCAGTACACCAGAGAAGTGGGTTAAAACTGCAGCCAAACGTGCCTTAGAATCCCCCAAAGATGGAGAGTGTCATACAGCTGAAAAGCGTCAGAAGGTCTCTTGCATGGAGAATAGCTCGGTTGCCGGATTACATGCTGAGCGATTAATGGAACTAGAAGAAACCCTCACTCAAAGGAAAATGCAGGAAGAACAGGACAGGTTGCTGGCGCTGAAGCTGCAAAAGCTTTTGGACAAAGAACAGAGTACAGTGTCCAGACACAAAGGATCTCCGGATGAGTACAAGCTGCGGCCTAAGAGAACATCAGTGCAACAAGAAACATTGAACCTAACACCACTGAAAATGTCTGACAGCGAAGCGGAAAGCCCCAAAAGTGAGGACACttcagatgaaaataaaaaacctgcccccaaaaaatgtatgcaGCAACCTCAAAATAGAGCAAGGCACTCATCATCAAGATCCCAAGTCTTAAAGCCAAGTAATAAGCAGCAAACCATATTGGACATGTTCCAAAGGTCCACTGAAAAGTGA